A genomic segment from Polyangium mundeleinium encodes:
- a CDS encoding cytochrome P450 — MDLSFDPRHPDFIENPFPALLHLREHEPVFWSEKLHGWVLTRHDHVRASLRDPRLSADRVRPFLAHYKGPERRVVQDLVECLSMWASFNEPPVHTRLRSLMNKAMTLQSVLALEPRVRALADELIDAALERGELDMIADFAYPLSATMIAELFGVPRADVPLLKKWSDELGAFIVQSRTLANKYAIAADGLHAMTSYFESVVAERRRRPREDMLSRLIAAEEKGDFLSAEELFACCALLFFAGHETTTHLIGNGMIALLRHPEALTELRDRRADTTLMSSAVEEMLRWDGPLLMMARVAAEDVELLGKRILAGSRIFLMIAAANRDPRVFPDPDRFDIHRQDNRHIAFGNGIHFCIGAPLARLEARVAFPRLLERLLGPELTTSKLVWRDAFVVRGVDQLPMRFARRTPAPKP; from the coding sequence GTGGACCTATCCTTCGACCCGCGTCATCCGGACTTCATTGAAAATCCTTTCCCAGCGCTCCTCCACCTCCGGGAGCACGAGCCCGTCTTCTGGAGCGAGAAGCTCCATGGATGGGTGCTCACGCGGCATGACCACGTGCGCGCGTCGCTGCGCGATCCGCGGCTGTCGGCCGATCGCGTGCGCCCGTTCCTCGCCCATTACAAGGGTCCGGAGCGCAGGGTGGTGCAGGACCTCGTCGAGTGTCTCTCGATGTGGGCCTCGTTCAACGAGCCGCCGGTGCACACCAGGCTCCGCAGCCTCATGAACAAAGCCATGACGTTGCAATCGGTCCTGGCGCTGGAGCCACGCGTGCGCGCGCTCGCCGATGAGCTGATCGATGCGGCGCTCGAGCGTGGTGAATTGGACATGATCGCCGACTTCGCTTATCCCCTCTCCGCGACGATGATCGCCGAGCTCTTCGGCGTACCGCGCGCAGACGTCCCCTTGCTGAAGAAGTGGTCCGACGAGCTGGGCGCGTTCATCGTCCAGTCGCGCACGCTCGCCAATAAATATGCAATCGCCGCCGACGGGCTCCACGCCATGACATCCTATTTCGAAAGCGTCGTCGCGGAGCGGCGACGGCGCCCCCGAGAGGACATGCTCTCGCGCCTCATCGCGGCCGAAGAGAAGGGCGATTTCCTGAGCGCAGAGGAGCTTTTCGCTTGCTGCGCGCTCCTCTTCTTCGCTGGGCACGAGACCACGACACACCTGATCGGCAACGGCATGATCGCGCTCCTCCGCCATCCCGAGGCGCTTACCGAGCTCCGGGATCGGCGCGCCGACACCACGCTGATGAGCTCTGCCGTCGAGGAGATGCTGCGCTGGGACGGGCCGCTGCTCATGATGGCGCGCGTCGCCGCGGAAGACGTCGAGCTCTTGGGCAAGCGCATCCTCGCTGGCTCGCGCATCTTCCTCATGATTGCCGCGGCAAACCGCGATCCACGGGTGTTCCCGGATCCGGATCGCTTCGACATCCACCGGCAAGACAACCGGCACATCGCCTTCGGCAACGGCATTCATTTTTGCATTGGAGCACCGCTCGCCCGCCTGGAGGCGCGCGTCGCCTTCCCACGCCTGCTCGAGCGCCTGCTCGGGCCCGAGCTGACCACATCGAAGCTCGTGTGGCGGGACGCTTTCGTGGTGCGCGGGGTCGACCAGCTCCCCATGCGTTTCGCGCGACGAACCCCTGCACCAAAACCTTGA
- a CDS encoding methyltransferase has translation MNNSLGMNDLSMHMRALSVYNMWISRMIYVAAKLGIADLIEEGPRSSDDLAASLGVDAGALHRMLRALSGAGVFTELPERRFGSTPLGATLRTGAPGSMRDFILLFGGDVYARAWLDLLSSVKSGKTAVEHVFGAPLYPYLASHPEDAELFDKAMTSFTYVDTNAVAARYDFSAFRAVVDVGGGHGSLLVAVIENNPGLRGILFDQPHIIEGARARIAASTSAARCEVVAGDFFEAVPSGDVHMLKHIICNWDDDAAIQILKCCHRALPPGGRLLIIESVIGLSAPAELLDVHLLTVVGGRMRTEQEHRALMAAAGFRLTRLLPTDVGLQHVVVEGTREP, from the coding sequence ATGAACAATTCTTTAGGAATGAACGACCTGTCGATGCACATGCGCGCCTTGAGCGTCTACAACATGTGGATCTCGCGGATGATCTACGTCGCGGCCAAGCTGGGAATCGCCGACCTGATCGAGGAGGGTCCGCGGAGCAGCGATGATCTCGCGGCCTCCTTGGGGGTCGACGCGGGCGCGCTCCATCGGATGCTCCGGGCCCTCTCCGGGGCAGGGGTTTTCACCGAGCTACCGGAGAGGCGGTTTGGCTCGACGCCCCTCGGCGCGACCCTGCGCACCGGCGCCCCCGGCTCCATGCGCGACTTCATCCTGCTGTTCGGCGGCGACGTCTACGCGCGCGCTTGGCTCGATTTGCTCTCCAGCGTGAAGTCCGGAAAAACGGCCGTCGAGCACGTCTTCGGTGCCCCGCTTTATCCTTATCTCGCAAGCCACCCCGAGGACGCCGAGCTCTTCGACAAGGCGATGACGAGCTTCACCTACGTCGATACCAACGCGGTCGCCGCCCGTTATGACTTCTCTGCGTTTCGCGCGGTGGTCGACGTCGGCGGCGGTCATGGCAGCCTCCTCGTCGCGGTCATCGAGAACAACCCGGGGCTTCGGGGTATCCTTTTCGATCAGCCGCACATCATCGAAGGGGCGCGGGCGCGGATCGCCGCGAGCACGAGCGCGGCGCGTTGCGAGGTGGTCGCCGGTGATTTCTTCGAGGCTGTCCCCAGCGGCGACGTCCACATGCTCAAGCACATCATCTGCAACTGGGACGACGACGCGGCGATCCAAATCCTGAAGTGCTGCCACCGCGCGCTCCCGCCGGGCGGGCGGCTCCTGATCATCGAGTCCGTGATTGGCCTCTCTGCGCCCGCCGAGCTGCTCGACGTCCACCTGCTCACGGTGGTCGGAGGGCGTATGCGCACCGAGCAAGAGCACCGGGCTCTGATGGCCGCGGCGGGCTTCCGTCTGACGCGCCTGCTCCCCACCGACGTCGGCTTGCAGCACGTCGTCGTCGAGGGGACACGCGAGCCATAA
- a CDS encoding IS1182 family transposase, which yields MLDRLGKRRRLFAFLRLHGAELFDEAFQAELAGMYRDTGEGKAPVPPALVCMVLLLQAYTGASDAEAIDSMVDDRRWQLVLGMLGAKKPAFAQGTLPSFRQRLIRHDMDLRLLERTVELAKKTKAFDWKQLPKTLRLGVDSRPLVGAGRVEDTFNLLGHAAAKLLSATAMVLGRKAEEIAACAGASVFLAPSIKAGLDIDWTDPEQKADAIGELVRQIDALEAWIRAQAGKAAEEPPLKDLLELIAQLRKQDLDPEPPDGGKPRIRKGVAEDRRVSIEDPDIRHGRKSKSKRFNGYKQHIAADLDTELILACAVTPANRPEGEGAVDLQEDLARSPRQEAIGEVFVDRAYVNSELVEASMENGATVFCKPWNATNGELFKKTDFKLNFRLRTITCPAGQTKGFSPGETVEFDPAKCSVCPLRSRCTRASNDAGRTVRIAPDEQKQQRFRRLVRTTKGREALRQRVGVEHRLAHLASKQGQRARFRGLRKNLFDLRRHAVVLNLETILRHSGLAKAA from the coding sequence ATGCTGGACCGACTTGGCAAACGCCGTCGGTTGTTCGCTTTCCTGCGCCTTCACGGCGCGGAGCTGTTCGACGAGGCCTTCCAGGCCGAGCTCGCCGGGATGTATCGCGATACCGGGGAGGGCAAAGCGCCCGTGCCACCCGCGCTCGTGTGCATGGTATTGCTCCTGCAAGCGTATACGGGCGCGTCGGATGCCGAAGCCATCGACTCGATGGTCGACGACCGCCGGTGGCAGCTCGTGCTGGGCATGCTTGGCGCCAAGAAGCCCGCCTTCGCTCAGGGTACCCTGCCGAGCTTTCGTCAGCGGCTGATTCGTCATGACATGGATCTCCGTCTCCTCGAGCGCACCGTCGAGCTCGCCAAGAAGACGAAAGCCTTCGACTGGAAACAGTTGCCAAAGACGCTACGGTTGGGAGTCGATTCGCGGCCGCTGGTGGGCGCCGGGCGCGTCGAGGACACCTTCAACTTGCTCGGTCACGCCGCAGCCAAGTTGCTTTCTGCCACCGCTATGGTGCTCGGACGCAAAGCCGAAGAGATTGCAGCTTGTGCGGGGGCATCCGTGTTTCTGGCGCCAAGCATCAAGGCGGGACTCGACATCGACTGGACAGATCCCGAGCAGAAGGCGGACGCGATTGGCGAACTCGTGCGGCAAATCGATGCGCTCGAGGCCTGGATTCGCGCACAGGCCGGCAAGGCCGCCGAGGAGCCGCCGCTCAAGGATCTGCTCGAGCTCATCGCGCAGCTCCGCAAGCAAGACCTGGATCCGGAGCCGCCGGACGGCGGTAAACCGCGCATCCGCAAAGGAGTCGCCGAGGATCGCCGCGTTTCCATCGAGGACCCCGATATACGTCACGGGCGCAAGAGCAAGAGCAAGCGATTCAACGGCTACAAGCAGCATATCGCCGCGGACCTCGACACCGAGCTGATCCTGGCGTGCGCCGTCACGCCGGCAAACCGCCCCGAGGGAGAAGGCGCGGTTGACCTGCAAGAAGACCTCGCGCGCTCCCCACGGCAAGAGGCCATCGGCGAGGTGTTCGTCGACCGAGCGTACGTGAACAGCGAGCTTGTCGAAGCCTCGATGGAGAACGGCGCGACGGTCTTCTGCAAGCCGTGGAACGCGACGAACGGCGAGCTTTTCAAGAAGACCGATTTCAAGCTGAATTTCCGCCTCCGGACCATCACGTGCCCGGCAGGCCAGACCAAGGGATTCTCCCCCGGTGAGACTGTTGAATTCGACCCCGCGAAGTGCAGCGTATGCCCTCTGCGGTCGCGCTGCACGAGAGCTAGTAATGACGCGGGGCGGACCGTGCGGATCGCGCCGGACGAGCAAAAGCAGCAGAGATTCCGCAGGCTCGTCAGGACGACCAAAGGGCGCGAAGCCCTTCGGCAGCGCGTAGGTGTGGAGCACCGCCTCGCCCACCTTGCGTCCAAACAGGGGCAGCGAGCGCGCTTCCGAGGCCTACGCAAGAACCTCTTCGATCTGCGGCGCCACGCCGTCGTGCTGAATCTGGAGACGATCCTGCGTCACAGCGGCTTGGCCAAGGCCGCGTAA